One genomic segment of Funiculus sociatus GB2-C1 includes these proteins:
- a CDS encoding Hsp70 family protein, with protein MEILETIGFDLGHGETAVAKARVESIEPPEMLEVNNKKVQVTALGWHPELGYLVGEQALIQAGVTQLKISFKQKPNNDPNYRETIRSFVETYYRLLKESKQIEGGENSQFYVGCPSGWSVSDREEYQKLLKESGIGLLSVVPESRAAFMQAKEAGKLDFDKLKSSVLIVDIGSSTTDFTLVKSLHEIPIDFGSNALGASLIDKAIFARTLAKHEEKALLERVFGQYPHHQARCELACRKAKEDYFSNEQLYKHPQTFARGFESINEQIYFVPQVNGAIAQEILNHPLSELGDKSWIQSFREAVTEAKEQLDQQGIVPKVVLMTGGASRMNFTRDICQEIFPEPETQVRPDPEPERCIALGLSRVGRWDMRASAFKEEVKQLFDSKKLKELVERHIPELIEQLTLPLSQGLIENVVKPGLKDWRNNKVRTLADLENALKRSAEEWIKSDRARLIIKNQSVTWFNSKIQPDLAAETDPICRKFQIPRSSLRFEEGIDPAVVNPELSIGDAILADTVGFIVNVVIGGGTIGSIIALVLTGHLTWPIVLIYGASVLAAGVEITRSKTQEAIKENVDVPSWSRGVLLSDSKLDSICEQMNPELENVFRKQLTENRETFNELIAKVGQELKKALNTKAQEAIILIQ; from the coding sequence ATGGAAATTTTAGAAACAATTGGTTTCGATTTGGGACACGGTGAAACAGCTGTGGCTAAGGCGAGGGTTGAAAGCATCGAACCTCCAGAGATGCTTGAGGTCAATAATAAGAAAGTTCAAGTCACTGCTCTTGGCTGGCATCCGGAACTGGGTTATCTTGTCGGAGAACAAGCCTTAATCCAAGCTGGCGTTACTCAGCTGAAAATTTCTTTTAAGCAAAAACCCAACAACGATCCAAATTACAGAGAGACTATCCGCAGTTTCGTGGAAACCTACTACCGCCTTTTAAAAGAAAGCAAACAGATTGAAGGTGGAGAGAATAGCCAGTTTTATGTTGGGTGTCCGTCAGGATGGTCAGTAAGCGATCGCGAAGAATACCAAAAGCTACTTAAGGAATCTGGCATTGGTTTACTGAGTGTTGTACCGGAGTCGCGGGCGGCTTTCATGCAAGCCAAGGAAGCTGGTAAACTGGACTTCGACAAGCTCAAATCGTCGGTGCTAATTGTCGATATTGGCTCCTCAACTACAGATTTTACTCTGGTCAAGAGCTTGCACGAGATCCCGATAGATTTCGGGAGCAACGCCCTAGGAGCATCCCTAATCGACAAGGCGATTTTTGCCCGGACTCTCGCCAAACACGAAGAGAAAGCGTTACTCGAAAGAGTTTTTGGGCAATATCCCCATCACCAAGCTCGTTGCGAACTCGCCTGTCGCAAAGCTAAAGAAGACTACTTTTCTAACGAACAACTGTACAAGCATCCGCAAACATTTGCACGCGGCTTCGAGTCGATTAACGAACAAATTTACTTTGTTCCGCAAGTTAATGGAGCGATCGCGCAGGAGATTTTGAACCATCCTTTGTCTGAACTAGGAGACAAGAGTTGGATTCAATCTTTTCGCGAGGCGGTGACTGAGGCGAAGGAACAACTTGACCAACAGGGTATTGTTCCGAAAGTTGTGCTGATGACTGGCGGCGCATCCCGGATGAACTTTACCCGCGATATTTGCCAGGAGATTTTCCCGGAACCCGAAACACAGGTTCGCCCAGATCCAGAACCGGAACGGTGCATTGCACTAGGTTTATCGCGGGTAGGACGATGGGATATGCGTGCGAGTGCATTTAAAGAAGAAGTTAAGCAACTGTTCGACTCGAAGAAGCTGAAAGAACTCGTTGAGAGACATATCCCAGAGTTAATCGAACAACTGACGTTACCTTTATCACAGGGTTTGATTGAAAATGTAGTTAAACCAGGTCTGAAAGATTGGCGAAACAACAAAGTACGGACTTTAGCCGATTTGGAAAATGCCTTGAAGAGAAGCGCAGAGGAGTGGATTAAAAGCGATCGCGCCAGACTTATCATCAAAAATCAATCTGTCACTTGGTTTAACAGCAAAATTCAACCCGACTTAGCCGCAGAAACCGACCCGATTTGTCGAAAGTTCCAAATACCCAGAAGTAGCTTGAGGTTTGAGGAAGGGATCGACCCTGCCGTAGTCAACCCGGAGCTGTCAATTGGGGATGCTATCCTTGCTGATACAGTGGGATTTATCGTCAATGTGGTGATTGGTGGAGGTACTATCGGTAGCATCATTGCTCTGGTTCTCACGGGGCATTTGACTTGGCCGATTGTGCTAATATATGGTGCTTCTGTGCTTGCTGCTGGAGTGGAGATAACTCGGAGCAAAACCCAAGAAGCTATCAAGGAAAATGTTGATGTTCCTAGTTGGAGTCGTGGCGTTCTTTTAAGCGATAGCAAGCTTGATTCTATCTGCGAGCAAATGAATCCTGAGTTAGAAAATGTTTTTAGAAAACAGTTGACAGAGAATCGGGAGACTTTTAACGAACTGATTGCGAAAGTTGGGCAAGAACTTAAAAAAGCCTTAAATACTAAAGCTCAAGAGGCAATCATTCTGATTCAATAG
- a CDS encoding DUF4336 domain-containing protein: MNVQETQEQSIRPGDFTWHFWPALPLYPYGTRRTLRKEVVKDTVWTFDQVQGILYAVVPIRMTVVKLKAGGLLIYAPVAPTGECIRLVKELVERYGDVKYIILPTLSGLEHKIFVGPFARRFPNAEVFVAPNQWSFPVNLPLSWLGFPTKRTHILPEDSASAPFGDEFDYEVLYINLGRGSFGEVALFHKRSRTLLVTDSVLSVPEEPPEIVQLDPYPLLFHAKDDVFDVVEDNEESRRKGWQRISLFAFYFRPSALEATKLGKSFRDALKAPDRSKKAYFGWFPFQWKEDWKQSFDALRGGGRLFVAPILQTIILNQAPRTVLGWADKVARWDFERIVGCHFDSPIQANPRQFRQAFDFLEKKLSVAEGGFSSHQRLPAADFEFLRELEEMLTKLRITSPPREKL; the protein is encoded by the coding sequence ATGAACGTGCAGGAAACACAGGAGCAAAGCATCCGTCCTGGGGACTTTACATGGCATTTCTGGCCTGCTTTGCCACTCTATCCATACGGCACCCGGCGGACACTCCGCAAAGAAGTGGTCAAGGACACGGTTTGGACATTCGACCAAGTTCAGGGCATTCTCTATGCTGTCGTGCCGATTCGGATGACCGTCGTTAAGCTCAAAGCAGGCGGCCTGCTCATTTATGCGCCAGTCGCGCCGACAGGAGAGTGTATCCGACTCGTCAAGGAATTGGTGGAACGATACGGCGATGTTAAGTACATCATCCTGCCAACGCTTTCCGGTTTAGAACACAAAATTTTCGTCGGCCCCTTCGCCAGACGCTTTCCGAACGCAGAAGTTTTTGTGGCTCCGAATCAGTGGAGTTTCCCAGTGAACCTCCCCTTAAGCTGGCTCGGTTTTCCCACTAAACGCACCCACATTCTCCCGGAGGACAGCGCTTCAGCGCCCTTTGGCGATGAGTTTGACTACGAGGTGCTGTACATCAATCTGGGACGGGGGTCATTTGGGGAAGTAGCATTATTTCACAAGCGATCGCGCACGCTACTCGTGACAGACTCCGTGCTTTCTGTGCCAGAAGAACCGCCGGAAATCGTCCAACTTGACCCGTACCCCTTACTGTTCCACGCCAAGGACGATGTATTTGATGTCGTTGAGGACAATGAGGAAAGTCGCCGCAAGGGATGGCAGCGCATCTCCCTGTTTGCGTTCTACTTCCGACCGAGTGCGCTAGAGGCGACCAAATTGGGGAAGTCGTTTCGCGATGCTCTCAAAGCGCCAGATCGGTCAAAGAAGGCTTATTTCGGTTGGTTTCCCTTCCAATGGAAGGAAGATTGGAAACAGTCGTTTGATGCACTGCGAGGCGGCGGTCGCCTGTTTGTAGCACCGATTCTACAGACGATTATCCTCAACCAAGCACCGAGAACAGTGCTGGGCTGGGCTGACAAGGTAGCCCGTTGGGATTTTGAGCGGATTGTTGGCTGCCACTTTGACTCGCCCATTCAGGCAAACCCGCGTCAGTTCCGGCAGGCGTTCGATTTCTTAGAGAAGAAGCTATCCGTGGCTGAAGGCGGATTTTCGAGCCATCAGCGCCTACCTGCGGCGGACTTTGAATTTCTCAGAGAACTTGAGGAGATGCTGACAAAGCTCCGCATTACGTCGCCGCCAAGGGAAAAGCTCTAA
- a CDS encoding zinc-dependent peptidase translates to MVEAIIIFLLIGLIITGILVNPALVKRRRNRLKDRPFPLLWNAIVENNLPIYLLLSPVERKRLQGHIQVFLAEKQFIGCGGLDVTEEMKVIIAAFACLLLLNQRETYFPKLRSILVYPSTYLVNETAYTGNFIVEERRVARLGESWTNDQLVLSWEQVKHDTYNWRDGHNVVLHEFAHQLDQEDGKAEGVPILHRDSDYPIWAKVMTEEYQELCNDIQRGVKTVMDSYGATNPAEFFAVATETFFEKPHQLLKKHPALYEQLQRYYQLDPVQWI, encoded by the coding sequence ATGGTTGAAGCAATAATTATTTTTCTGCTCATTGGACTGATTATCACTGGAATTTTAGTCAATCCTGCCCTAGTTAAACGCCGCAGGAATCGTTTAAAAGATCGTCCTTTTCCACTACTGTGGAATGCGATTGTTGAAAATAATCTTCCTATTTACCTTCTTCTCTCTCCCGTTGAACGAAAACGACTTCAGGGACACATTCAAGTATTTTTAGCAGAAAAACAATTTATTGGTTGTGGAGGATTAGACGTAACGGAAGAAATGAAGGTGATTATTGCGGCTTTCGCCTGTTTACTCCTACTCAACCAGCGAGAAACTTACTTTCCTAAACTTCGTTCAATTCTGGTTTACCCCAGCACGTATCTTGTGAATGAAACAGCTTACACAGGAAATTTTATTGTGGAAGAAAGGCGTGTAGCTAGACTGGGGGAATCGTGGACAAATGACCAACTGGTACTGTCTTGGGAACAGGTGAAACACGATACTTACAATTGGCGGGATGGACATAACGTTGTGCTTCATGAATTTGCCCATCAGTTGGATCAAGAAGATGGTAAAGCTGAGGGTGTTCCTATTTTGCACCGAGACTCAGATTATCCTATTTGGGCAAAGGTGATGACAGAAGAATATCAAGAACTCTGCAATGATATTCAACGAGGCGTAAAGACGGTAATGGATAGTTATGGTGCAACGAATCCCGCCGAATTTTTTGCCGTAGCGACTGAGACATTCTTTGAAAAACCCCACCAATTACTGAAGAAGCATCCGGCACTTTACGAGCAACTGCAACGCTACTATCAACTCGATCCGGTGCAATGGATTTAG
- a CDS encoding ATP-binding protein, with product MNIKTDRPAKATQQFPLRLILIVPFVLQIFAAVGLVGYLSFINGQKAVNDLANQLIDKASQQVGEHLDTYLALPQQLNQINADAIASGQLNLNNPKASEQYFWSQARAFKNLSYIGCALPDGRESGAGRWVNGVDLLVYENPRRGGLASDYLADDQGNRKSLVQSYQNDPLANLWNKQVLRTRRPGWSGISTFETSTVEIAEAGKALQSQNTVSNLGINYYVAVPARYPVYDQKGNLLGLLMVDLLLTNVSEFLRNLKVSPSGQVFIMERDGLLIGSSSTKPVVQKVDGKTTRFSALETPDPLIRAVAEKLKQQFNNFKTLQNTQEIEVKFNGQRQFIQVTPWRDRFGLDWLVVVTVPESDFNSQINANTRTTIVLCLGALAVATLLGIYTSRWITRPILKLSQASEAIATGQLDQTVETTNIKELDAVAQSFNHMASQLQDSFNELAQTNAELENRVEARTAELSQTLTDLQHTQIQLIQTEKMSSLGQLVAGVAHEINNPVNFIHGNLIHTEEYAQNLLNLVNLYQQEYPNSPANIQDEIEEIDLDFLRQDFPKLLASMRLGAERIREIVKSLRNFSRLDEADFKEVDIHEGLDSTLLILFNRLKPTSDHPGIQVLKDYSQMPLVECYPGQLNQVFMNVLSNAIDALHESDKKRTFQEIASNPSTIKISTELSHSNWVIVRIADNGQGMAEDVRSKLFDPFFTTKPIGKGTGLGLSISYQIVTEKHRGKLYCHSAPGQGAEFAIEIPIRQTFKPVKGALA from the coding sequence TTGAACATCAAAACAGATCGTCCTGCTAAGGCTACTCAACAGTTTCCCCTGCGTCTAATTCTTATAGTTCCCTTTGTATTACAAATATTTGCCGCGGTAGGGTTAGTTGGCTATCTCTCATTTATCAACGGGCAGAAAGCAGTCAATGACCTAGCCAATCAACTGATTGACAAAGCCAGTCAACAGGTTGGCGAACACTTGGATACTTATTTGGCACTGCCACAGCAGTTGAACCAAATCAATGCAGATGCGATCGCTTCTGGACAATTAAATCTGAATAACCCCAAAGCGAGTGAGCAGTATTTCTGGAGTCAAGCCAGAGCTTTTAAAAATCTTAGCTACATTGGCTGTGCCTTACCGGATGGTAGAGAATCAGGTGCGGGACGTTGGGTCAATGGAGTCGATCTCCTTGTCTATGAAAATCCCCGCAGAGGCGGTCTGGCATCAGACTATCTCGCTGACGACCAGGGAAACCGGAAAAGCCTTGTGCAAAGCTATCAGAACGATCCGTTAGCGAACCTTTGGAATAAGCAAGTGCTGAGAACACGTAGACCAGGCTGGTCTGGGATCTCTACATTTGAGACAAGCACTGTAGAAATCGCTGAAGCAGGCAAGGCACTGCAAAGCCAAAACACAGTTTCCAATCTTGGGATCAATTACTATGTCGCAGTCCCCGCTAGATATCCAGTTTATGACCAGAAGGGTAATCTGTTGGGTCTTCTGATGGTAGATTTGCTGCTAACGAATGTGAGTGAATTTCTTCGCAACCTGAAAGTTAGCCCTTCCGGACAAGTTTTTATCATGGAACGCGATGGCTTGCTGATTGGCAGTTCCAGCACTAAACCAGTCGTACAGAAAGTCGATGGCAAAACAACCCGGTTTAGTGCGCTAGAAACCCCAGATCCATTGATTCGCGCCGTGGCAGAAAAATTAAAACAACAATTCAATAATTTCAAAACCCTTCAAAATACTCAAGAAATTGAGGTGAAATTCAACGGGCAGCGTCAGTTTATTCAGGTCACTCCTTGGCGCGATCGCTTTGGGTTAGACTGGCTGGTGGTTGTCACCGTGCCGGAATCTGATTTCAATTCTCAAATTAATGCCAACACTCGCACAACGATCGTCCTGTGTCTGGGAGCATTGGCAGTAGCAACGCTTTTGGGAATCTACACATCACGCTGGATTACTCGTCCCATATTAAAGTTAAGCCAAGCATCCGAAGCGATCGCTACTGGACAGTTAGACCAAACGGTTGAAACTACCAACATCAAAGAGTTAGATGCGGTGGCACAGTCCTTTAACCACATGGCTTCTCAGTTACAAGATTCCTTTAACGAACTAGCGCAGACTAACGCCGAATTGGAAAATCGAGTTGAAGCACGGACAGCAGAACTTTCACAAACGCTTACTGATTTGCAGCATACCCAAATACAACTGATCCAAACAGAAAAAATGTCCAGTTTGGGACAATTGGTTGCTGGAGTAGCCCATGAAATTAATAATCCGGTTAACTTTATTCATGGCAATTTGATACATACAGAAGAATATGCCCAAAACTTGCTGAATCTGGTAAATCTTTATCAGCAGGAATATCCCAATTCCCCTGCAAACATTCAAGATGAGATCGAAGAGATAGACCTCGACTTTTTAAGGCAAGATTTTCCCAAGTTGTTGGCTTCAATGCGACTAGGAGCCGAGCGCATTCGGGAAATTGTCAAATCTCTCCGCAACTTTTCCCGTTTAGATGAAGCAGACTTCAAAGAAGTGGATATTCATGAAGGATTAGATAGCACATTACTAATCTTATTCAACCGCTTGAAACCCACTTCTGATCATCCAGGTATTCAAGTCCTTAAAGACTATAGCCAAATGCCGTTGGTAGAATGCTATCCGGGTCAACTCAACCAGGTGTTCATGAATGTACTATCGAATGCAATTGATGCGTTGCATGAATCCGATAAAAAACGTACCTTTCAAGAGATTGCAAGTAATCCAAGTACCATTAAAATTTCTACAGAATTAAGCCATTCTAATTGGGTGATTGTTCGCATAGCGGATAACGGTCAAGGAATGGCGGAGGATGTGCGAAGCAAACTTTTTGATCCCTTCTTCACTACCAAGCCGATTGGCAAAGGGACTGGTTTAGGACTCTCCATCAGTTATCAAATTGTGACTGAAAAACATCGCGGGAAATTATATTGCCATTCCGCACCCGGACAAGGAGCAGAGTTCGCAATTGAGATACCCATTCGCCAAACTTTCAAACCCGTTAAGGGCGCGTTGGCATAG
- a CDS encoding EamA family transporter — protein MQEWILPTLGALVVWGFWGFIPKLTTSYLQPRSAIVYEVVGALILGIIVLVSSRFQLDVHPKGIAFAITTGMLGFIGAFCFLMAVSKGPVTLVATISALYPVISILLAVFILHESVTLQQSVGIALAILAMILVTA, from the coding sequence ATGCAAGAGTGGATCTTACCAACATTAGGCGCTTTAGTTGTGTGGGGATTTTGGGGGTTTATTCCTAAACTGACCACGAGCTATTTGCAGCCAAGAAGTGCGATTGTTTACGAAGTAGTGGGCGCTTTAATATTAGGTATAATCGTCCTCGTTTCTTCGCGATTCCAACTGGACGTACATCCCAAAGGGATTGCATTTGCTATAACTACGGGGATGCTGGGTTTTATAGGTGCTTTTTGCTTCCTCATGGCAGTTTCTAAAGGCCCAGTTACTTTGGTAGCAACGATATCTGCTCTTTACCCTGTTATCAGCATTCTTCTTGCGGTATTTATATTACATGAATCAGTCACGCTCCAGCAGAGCGTGGGAATTGCACTGGCTATTTTAGCAATGATTCTAGTCACCGCTTAG
- a CDS encoding cache domain-containing protein → MQMTDQHQTNSAEVDLTQTVHNLAYRLISQAGQRVSERLTAYMALPHQLNQLNADIVAAGQLDLNNAIACEQHLWRLAKIFPSISYIGFALTDGSKESGAGRWIERTQLSVYENRNFKGCDYATDEQGNRTHLIQSYDYDALSQPWHKQALEAGKPIWTHIFTADIDDVEVADEESVQPEDTSSNVGYQNYVAVNAERPLYDKDGKLFGLAIVDVLLSEISKFLGTLKVSPSAQIFIMERDGMLVGSADEHSIVHRVDGRLERFNALNTPNLAIRSIAEELQKRFHSFQTIQEQQFDFSLNGDRQFVYVTPWQEEYGLDWLVVVGVPKSDLI, encoded by the coding sequence ATGCAAATGACAGATCAACATCAAACAAACTCAGCCGAAGTGGATTTGACCCAAACAGTCCATAACTTGGCATATCGATTAATCAGCCAAGCTGGTCAGCGTGTCAGCGAACGGTTAACCGCGTATATGGCGCTACCCCACCAACTGAATCAACTGAATGCAGACATAGTTGCTGCGGGTCAACTGGATCTCAACAATGCGATCGCTTGCGAGCAGCATTTATGGAGGCTTGCTAAAATCTTTCCCAGTATTAGCTATATCGGTTTTGCCTTAACTGATGGCAGTAAAGAATCAGGCGCTGGAAGATGGATTGAGAGAACACAATTGTCGGTTTACGAAAATCGGAATTTCAAAGGCTGCGATTATGCAACCGATGAGCAGGGAAACCGCACTCATCTAATCCAAAGCTATGATTATGATGCCCTGTCGCAGCCTTGGCATAAGCAGGCGCTTGAGGCAGGTAAACCGATTTGGACTCACATTTTCACGGCTGATATTGATGATGTAGAGGTTGCTGATGAAGAGTCTGTGCAACCTGAAGATACTTCCTCTAATGTCGGTTATCAAAATTATGTTGCTGTTAATGCCGAACGTCCACTCTATGACAAAGATGGCAAGCTGTTTGGGTTGGCAATTGTTGATGTGCTACTAAGCGAAATCAGCAAGTTTCTGGGTACCCTGAAAGTCAGTCCTTCGGCACAAATTTTTATTATGGAGCGCGATGGAATGTTGGTTGGCAGTGCTGATGAGCATTCCATTGTCCATAGAGTGGATGGCAGATTGGAACGGTTTAATGCTCTCAACACGCCAAATTTAGCAATTCGTTCCATTGCGGAAGAGTTGCAAAAACGGTTTCACAGCTTTCAAACGATTCAGGAGCAACAGTTTGATTTCTCATTAAACGGCGATCGTCAGTTTGTTTATGTAACTCCTTGGCAGGAGGAATATGGATTGGACTGGCTTGTGGTTGTTGGCGTACCTAAATCGGATTTGATTTGA
- a CDS encoding SET domain-containing protein-lysine N-methyltransferase, with protein MKVCVLQPDYSPSTVNFDSSTSPSYFPNLKPEDEVNSVLLNKATIYRQLKELKKEGYDIFVNLCRGYRHWDVPSCHEVMSALEALNLPYTGSATTLYDSPKQEMKHIAYFAGVDTPAFWVAETLTDVENASVELNFPLFVKPAASGDGLGIDARSHITTKEALLSKATELIADFDSILIEEYIAGREFTVLLVANPEDACSPIVYQPIEFVPPKDEHFQFYDLKLRKSHPEWYVPCDDPQLELSLRDAARRLFLEMNQGGYASIDLRVDENGEIFFLEVNSPCAVFGTQGHETVADYILKFDPAGHAGFFNQIIAEGITGHQRHQKKYRVGKSAIATYGIFATQDFKTGDAIVPGEARTQRIVTRSHVQSRWTEAEQGSLLRYIYPLGEDILVLRDSNPGNWILQNHSCDPNTGYQGLDLIALRDIKAGEELTVDFATFCGEDMEGFQCMCGSPKCRGDIQFASCCKPGKNSTYSLNLMQTEMLAQRVLEASTQP; from the coding sequence ATGAAAGTATGCGTTCTGCAACCTGACTATTCTCCATCGACGGTAAACTTTGACTCCTCCACTTCACCGAGTTATTTTCCCAATCTGAAACCAGAAGATGAAGTAAATTCTGTACTTCTGAATAAAGCAACGATCTACCGTCAGTTAAAAGAGTTGAAGAAAGAGGGTTACGATATTTTTGTCAATCTTTGTCGAGGTTATAGACATTGGGATGTTCCTTCTTGCCATGAAGTAATGAGCGCATTGGAAGCGCTGAACCTTCCTTACACGGGTTCTGCGACAACTTTGTATGATTCTCCTAAGCAGGAAATGAAGCATATTGCTTATTTTGCAGGAGTTGATACACCAGCCTTTTGGGTTGCCGAAACACTGACTGATGTAGAGAATGCCTCTGTTGAACTAAATTTTCCTTTGTTTGTAAAACCAGCAGCGTCCGGAGATGGTCTGGGAATTGATGCGCGATCGCATATAACCACAAAAGAAGCTCTGTTAAGCAAAGCCACTGAACTAATTGCTGACTTCGATAGCATCCTGATTGAAGAGTACATCGCCGGACGCGAGTTCACAGTGCTTTTGGTTGCTAACCCAGAGGATGCTTGTTCGCCTATTGTGTATCAACCAATCGAATTTGTTCCACCCAAGGATGAGCATTTTCAATTTTACGATCTAAAACTTCGCAAAAGTCATCCAGAATGGTATGTTCCTTGTGACGATCCGCAGCTTGAGTTAAGTTTACGAGATGCGGCTAGACGACTATTTTTGGAAATGAATCAGGGTGGTTATGCTTCGATTGACTTGAGAGTTGACGAAAATGGAGAAATCTTTTTCCTAGAAGTCAATTCTCCTTGCGCTGTTTTTGGGACTCAGGGTCATGAAACGGTAGCAGATTATATTCTGAAGTTTGATCCAGCAGGTCACGCGGGATTTTTTAACCAGATAATTGCTGAGGGAATTACCGGACACCAGCGCCATCAGAAGAAATATCGCGTAGGAAAAAGCGCGATCGCAACCTATGGCATTTTTGCGACTCAGGATTTCAAAACTGGCGATGCAATCGTGCCAGGAGAAGCAAGAACACAACGCATTGTCACCCGTTCTCACGTTCAATCTCGCTGGACTGAAGCAGAGCAAGGATCTCTGTTGCGTTATATTTATCCTTTGGGTGAAGATATTCTGGTTTTGCGTGACTCAAATCCAGGGAACTGGATATTACAAAACCACTCTTGTGACCCCAACACCGGGTATCAAGGACTCGATCTGATTGCGCTACGGGATATCAAGGCGGGTGAAGAATTGACCGTAGATTTTGCTACATTCTGCGGTGAAGACATGGAGGGATTTCAGTGTATGTGTGGATCTCCTAAATGTCGCGGAGACATTCAATTCGCATCTTGTTGCAAACCAGGAAAAAATTCCACCTATTCCCTAAATTTGATGCAGACAGAAATGCTTGCACAACGGGTATTGGAAGCTTCCACCCAGCCTTGA
- the speD gene encoding adenosylmethionine decarboxylase translates to MEFCGTHLLVEFSDCRNTELLDDLDQIEEVMREGLKVANFTLVQLFSHKFYPIGVTSVAIVSESHVSIHTYPETGHASIDIFHCSDGSLQLLRLMDYLKLHFEPSQFSYAEATRGRHLKVSTSTSACLLHSVA, encoded by the coding sequence ATGGAATTTTGTGGAACTCACCTTCTTGTTGAATTCAGTGATTGCCGTAACACAGAGCTTTTGGATGATCTAGACCAAATAGAAGAAGTGATGCGAGAAGGATTGAAAGTAGCCAATTTTACATTAGTGCAACTATTCAGCCATAAATTTTATCCAATTGGGGTGACTTCAGTGGCGATTGTCAGTGAATCTCATGTTTCGATACATACCTATCCTGAGACGGGTCATGCCTCAATTGATATCTTTCATTGTTCAGATGGTTCACTTCAACTTTTACGCCTGATGGACTATCTAAAGCTTCACTTTGAGCCATCTCAGTTTTCCTATGCTGAGGCTACACGAGGTCGCCATTTAAAAGTCTCGACAAGCACTTCAGCTTGTTTGCTTCACTCTGTAGCTTAA